A single genomic interval of Helianthus annuus cultivar XRQ/B chromosome 6, HanXRQr2.0-SUNRISE, whole genome shotgun sequence harbors:
- the LOC110865220 gene encoding phosphomevalonate kinase, peroxisomal, whose protein sequence is MAVVASAPGKVLMTGGYLVLEKPNAGIVLSTNARFYAVLKPLYDEVVEVEWIDVKVNSPQMSRETAYKMSLKDFTLNCSSESRNPFVEYAVQYSVAAAYTTLDKIKRSKLQKLLSQGMDITILGCNDFYSYRSQIEARGLLLVPESLAALPPFTSITFNAGDSNGENCKPEVAKTGLGSSAAMTTAVVAALLNYLGVVDLQCSGKDQKGENSSDLDLVHMIAQTTHCIAQGKVGSGFDVSSAVYGSHRYVRFSPKIISAAQEAVCTTPLDEVIGEVLKAKWDHERTKFSLPPLMNLILGEPGSGGSSTPSMVGAVKKWQKSDPEKSKETWDRLSEANSALEAHFNLLSKLAAENWDSYKSVIDSCSMHKSEKWMGQFSEASHVEIVKALLGAREAMLKIRCHMRQMGEAAGIPIEPESQTRLLDVTMDTEGVLLAGVPGAGGFDAVFAITLGDSTANLTKTWSSHNVLALLVREDPCGVSLESGDPRAK, encoded by the exons ATGGCTGT ggTTGCTTCTGCTCCTGGGAAGGTGTTGATGACTGGTGGTTATTTGGTTCTCGAGAAGCCGAATGCGGGAATCGTGCTTAGTACGAATGCTCGATTTTACGCTGTTCTTAAGCCTCTTTATGATGAAGTTGTGGAAGTG GAGTGGATAGATGTGAAGGTAAATTCTCCTCAGATGTCGAGAGAAACTGCATACAAAATGTCCTTAAAAGATTTCACACTTAATTGTTCAAG TGAATCAAGGAACCCCTTTGTTGAATATGCAGTCCAATATTCCGTAGCAGCAGCATACACCACACTGGACAAAATTAAAAGGAGTAAACTGCAGAAATTACTGTCACAGG GTATGGATATTACAATCTTAGGTTGCAATGACTTCTACTCATATCGGAGTCAG ATCGAAGCACGTGGGCTCCTGTTAGTCCCAGAATCATTGGCTGCTCTTCCGCCATTCACATCGATTACTTTTAACGCTGGAGATTCAAATGGAGAAAACTGCAAACCAGAAGTTGCGAAAACTGGATTAGGGTCCTCTGCAGCTATGACAACTGCTGTCGTAGCTGCTTTACTAAACTACCTTGGGGTTGTTGATCTTCAATGTTCCGGTAAAGATCAAAAGGGTGAAAACAGTTCGGATCTTGATTTGGTGCATATGATAGCTCAAACGACTCACTGTATTGCTCAAGGAAAAGTTGGTAGTGGATTTGATGTTAGTTCCGCTGTCTATGGAAGTCATCGTTATGTCCGTTTTTCACCAAAAATCATTTCTGCGGCTCAG GAAGCTGTTTGTACCACGCCATTAGATGAAGTCATAGGTGAAGTCTTGAAAGCCAAGTGGGATCATGAGAGGACTAAATTTTCCTTGCCACCATTAATGAATCTG ATTTTGGGAGAACCAGGAAGTGGAGGATCGTCTACACCATCAATGGTTGGTGCGGTCAAGAAATGGCAAAAATCTGACCCAGAGAAGTCAAAGGAGACATGGGACAGGTTGTCTGAGGCAAATTCCGCACTTGAAGCACATTTTAATTTGTTAAGCAAACTGGCTGCAGAAAATTGGGATTCATACAAATCAGTCATAGACAGCTGTAGCATGCATAAATCAGAAAAG TGGATGGGGCAATTTAGCGAAGCAAGTCATGTAGAAATTGTTAAAGCATTATTGGGAGCTAGAGAGGCTATGCTTAAAATCCGATGTCATATGAGGCAGATGGGTGAGGCTGCAGGCATCCCG ATTGAACCTGAATCACAAACTCGTCTCCTGGATGTGACCATGGACACAGAAGGTGTCTTATTGGCTGGAGTTCCTGGTGCCGGTGGGTTTGATGCTGTATTCGCGATTACTTTAGGTGACTCAACCGCCAATCTAACCAAAACATGGAGTTCACACAATGTTTTGGCCTTGCTAGTGAGGGAAGATCCCTGTGGCGTTTCTCTAGAGAGTGGTGATCCTCGGGCCAAGTAA